The Rhodobacter sp. 24-YEA-8 DNA segment TCCTCAGCGTTGAAACCGGCCTTGCGGCTGTCGAAGCCACCGCAGAGGCCGGTCTTACGGTCGGCACCACGGTTCTCACCCTTGAGGGCGATTTGCCGGTTCAGTTTCTCGCCCCGGGCGACCATGTTGTCACCCGGTCCGGCGCTAAAATTCTGAAATCGATCAAAGTTTCGGTGATGCGCGATGCCGGTATGATCCGCGTCAACGCGTCGGCGCTTGGCCATGACCGCCCGGAAGCCGATTGCTTCCTTGCGCCGGGCCAGAAAATCATGCTGCGCGACTGGCGGGCCCGGGCCCTTTATGGTCAGGACGTTGCCATGATCGAGGCACAGCGCCTGTGCGACGGCGATTACATCCGCTTTGAGACAGTGTCGGAGATCCGCCTTTTCACGCTGGCCTTTGATGGCGACGAAATCATCTATGCAAATGGCATGGAACTGCATTGCGCCGGTGCCCCGGTCACCGCCTGATCCGTGCTCCTGGTTTAAAGGCGTGGCGCGACCCGACCTGCCGCGCTTTGCCATGTCACCCTGACACAATTACGCCTGCCGGAGGCGGCCCGAAGGCAGCCTGAGGCCCGCTCCACCGCCCTGTCGCGCTGAGAACCTTTGGCAGCGCCTCAGGCAGATCTTCCGCGATCAGCCCCGGCCCAAAGCTGCGCGCCGCTTCGACATGAAGCCAGGCGCCGAGACAGGCAGCCTCAAATGCCCCGATCCCGCGTGCCAGCACTCCGGTGATGATCCCGGCAAGGACGTCCCCCGATCCTGCTGTCGCGAGCCAGGGCGCCTCTCGTCCATAGGCTGCCGAATTGATGACCACGGCGCCAGCAGGATCGGCGATCACAGTGTCGCGCCCCTTCAGCAAAACGATACAACCCGCCTGCCGCGCCGCCGCGCGCGCGGCGTCTATGCGCGAACAGGCTGGTGCCGGGCCGGGTGGTGCCGTCAGTTGCGCTGCAATTTCAGGAAAGAGACGCACGAATTCGCCACCATGCGGAGTCAGAACCATATCCTTATGCAATCGCGCAAAGAGGTCGGGATGGCCTGCCAGCAGGGTCAGTGCATCTGCATCCAGCACCGCGGGCCGACCGGTGTCCAGCACCGCCCGAAGCAGCCCGGCCTCGCGAGAACCGGTCCCAAGGGCAGGGCCAATACAAAGCGCGTTGATCCGCGGGTCTTCAAGCAAAGCGGTCAGGGCCGCCGGATCGGCGACCGGTGACAG contains these protein-coding regions:
- a CDS encoding Hint domain-containing protein codes for the protein MIESLLSVETGLAAVEATAEAGLTVGTTVLTLEGDLPVQFLAPGDHVVTRSGAKILKSIKVSVMRDAGMIRVNASALGHDRPEADCFLAPGQKIMLRDWRARALYGQDVAMIEAQRLCDGDYIRFETVSEIRLFTLAFDGDEIIYANGMELHCAGAPVTA